Proteins encoded within one genomic window of Bdellovibrio bacteriovorus:
- a CDS encoding ArnT family glycosyltransferase codes for MKDFRRIWAISLIVKLILAALIPLSADEAYYWVWSQRLQLSYFDHPPMVAWLFYLGQIFEPFMHAVRWPAVILGHGMLAVWYYILKDHVPFEKIKVWVYLALFSPLLGFGSLIVTPDLPVMFFWSLSILLALKALQGKSLGIYAALGASLGLGFCAKYHIVLFVPCLLVYLFAERKWKDVRISGVVLTVITGLIFCAPVILWNVQNNFASFEFQLKHGLEKSSYNPEWTLSYVLGQILILFPLVFWAALRSKVPASLRWLYYFGWGPLLFFFLTSFRALVEANWPIIGYPAVLGLALFHEKIQKWLKYYVIFWGSIIAIVLATLFTPTLRKMNDKVNEPYEFQELSAVAREYSPLYASSYQMAASLWYFSKVPTFKLKDISRFDFFDTLPEAQPTSGRFYLVKRERNGLPSWISEQQWQMKEIKKISPDFVLLEFTK; via the coding sequence TTGAAAGACTTCCGCCGCATTTGGGCTATCAGCCTTATTGTAAAACTGATTCTGGCGGCACTTATTCCGCTAAGTGCCGACGAAGCCTATTACTGGGTTTGGTCACAAAGACTTCAGCTAAGTTATTTCGATCATCCGCCGATGGTCGCTTGGCTATTTTATCTAGGTCAAATTTTTGAACCTTTCATGCACGCCGTTCGTTGGCCCGCCGTGATTTTAGGTCATGGAATGTTGGCGGTTTGGTATTACATCCTGAAAGATCATGTTCCGTTTGAAAAGATCAAGGTGTGGGTTTATCTGGCCTTATTCTCTCCCCTTTTAGGATTTGGATCTTTGATCGTTACGCCCGACTTGCCGGTGATGTTCTTTTGGTCGCTATCGATTTTATTGGCACTCAAAGCACTTCAAGGAAAATCACTGGGAATTTACGCCGCCTTAGGGGCAAGTTTAGGCTTAGGCTTCTGCGCAAAATATCACATCGTTCTCTTTGTACCCTGCCTTTTAGTTTATCTCTTTGCCGAAAGAAAATGGAAAGACGTGCGCATTTCAGGTGTGGTACTTACGGTCATCACGGGTTTAATTTTCTGTGCACCAGTGATTCTTTGGAACGTTCAAAACAACTTCGCCTCTTTTGAATTTCAGTTGAAACACGGCTTAGAAAAAAGCAGCTATAATCCTGAATGGACGCTTTCTTACGTCCTTGGCCAAATACTGATTCTTTTCCCGTTAGTATTCTGGGCGGCTTTGCGTTCAAAAGTTCCTGCAAGTTTGCGTTGGCTTTATTACTTCGGTTGGGGACCTCTTTTGTTCTTCTTTCTGACTTCTTTCCGCGCCCTTGTGGAAGCCAATTGGCCGATCATCGGTTATCCTGCGGTTTTAGGCCTAGCCTTGTTTCACGAAAAAATTCAGAAGTGGCTTAAGTATTATGTCATTTTTTGGGGAAGCATTATCGCTATTGTGCTTGCAACACTTTTTACACCCACACTTCGCAAGATGAATGATAAAGTTAACGAACCTTATGAGTTTCAAGAACTCAGTGCCGTGGCTCGCGAATACAGCCCGCTGTACGCAAGCTCCTATCAAATGGCGGCTTCATTATGGTATTTCAGCAAAGTTCCAACATTTAAATTAAAAGACATCAGTCGTTTTGATTTTTTTGACACTCTTCCTGAAGCGCAACCCACATCAGGCAGATTTTATTTAGTGAAGCGCGAGAGAAATGGTTTACCTTCTTGGATTTCCGAACAACAATGGCAGATGAAAGAGATTAAAAAGATATCTCCAGATTTTGTCTTGTTGGAATTCACAAAATGA
- a CDS encoding LolA family protein, producing MFKRISILFFLMTFSWGVFAATGNGTLQKVSKKYRNAKLVEMSVEKSVKSELLGKETKHEGKIFLANGKFRWENTKPEQTLLVFDGSTIWSEQTPPKEFGGPVQVAKGKVDKKTRSHILISSLLGTDLEKNFKVQKEEKAGDLVKLDVTPLYDDLTVKSMQVVINPKDSTLNEISYKDDIGNLTTLKFSDIEFKKKEKKSLFKYQPPKGAQVTDL from the coding sequence ATGTTTAAAAGAATCAGTATCTTGTTTTTCCTTATGACCTTTTCCTGGGGTGTTTTTGCAGCAACGGGGAATGGGACTCTTCAAAAAGTATCTAAGAAATATCGTAACGCCAAGCTTGTGGAAATGAGCGTGGAAAAGTCTGTGAAGTCAGAACTTCTAGGCAAAGAAACAAAGCACGAAGGAAAAATCTTTTTAGCAAACGGTAAGTTCCGTTGGGAAAACACGAAACCAGAGCAAACTCTTTTGGTTTTCGATGGTTCCACAATTTGGAGCGAGCAAACTCCTCCAAAAGAATTCGGCGGGCCTGTCCAAGTAGCTAAAGGCAAGGTCGATAAAAAAACCAGGTCGCATATTTTGATTTCTTCGCTTCTGGGAACGGATCTAGAAAAGAACTTCAAGGTTCAGAAGGAAGAAAAAGCGGGCGACCTTGTAAAGCTCGATGTAACCCCGCTATACGACGATCTGACGGTGAAGTCGATGCAAGTCGTGATAAACCCGAAAGACAGCACACTGAACGAGATTTCTTATAAAGACGATATCGGAAATCTAACGACGCTGAAGTTTTCGGACATCGAGTTTAAGAAAAAAGAAAAGAAAAGTTTATTTAAATACCAACCGCCTAAAGGTGCACAGGTGACGGATCTATGA
- a CDS encoding helix-turn-helix domain-containing protein, protein MKKTGEILKKAREQKGLSLHEIGLSLKINSKVLKAIEEGDDSQLPAKTFLRGFVQSYANFLQLDSDKVLEVFYEEMGSTKPKPYIREVETPKSEVTETRTSSSVTSTEKPAETDAEATVTPIRRTAPASSGKSDLKSLQENKSTKTIAIIGVGVVLIGLILFTKKMIDKYSKEAEVPSGEVAQTMEGATPVTAETPTVTDVDTNGDASPLTNLTASPTPAAPSSQASPTPTASPLVSTPTPTPSPTPVAAASPTPTATPKASPTPSPTATPVATASPTPSPSPTPSPTPKETNKPVELIVEALDTVEIEYSAPNGKPQKIRLSAEQVHTFKSKSGLRISFSNGGAVNLIHNGREIGIPGDLGKPIKLSY, encoded by the coding sequence ATGAAAAAAACCGGTGAAATTTTAAAGAAAGCCCGTGAGCAAAAAGGCCTGTCTCTGCATGAAATTGGTCTTTCTTTGAAAATCAACAGCAAGGTTTTAAAAGCCATCGAAGAAGGTGATGATTCTCAATTGCCTGCGAAAACTTTCTTGCGCGGTTTCGTACAAAGTTACGCAAATTTCCTGCAACTGGATTCAGACAAGGTTTTGGAAGTGTTCTATGAAGAGATGGGTTCAACAAAACCAAAACCTTATATCCGTGAAGTAGAAACTCCTAAATCTGAAGTTACGGAAACACGTACTAGTTCAAGTGTTACAAGCACTGAGAAACCAGCAGAGACGGATGCCGAAGCCACGGTCACGCCGATTCGTCGTACCGCGCCTGCTTCGTCTGGAAAATCGGATTTAAAATCCCTTCAAGAAAATAAGTCCACGAAGACCATCGCTATTATTGGCGTAGGGGTCGTGCTTATCGGTCTTATTCTTTTCACAAAAAAGATGATCGACAAGTATTCAAAAGAAGCTGAAGTTCCAAGCGGTGAAGTTGCGCAAACAATGGAAGGTGCAACACCGGTAACGGCTGAAACGCCGACAGTGACTGATGTTGATACCAATGGAGATGCAAGTCCCCTGACGAACTTAACGGCAAGCCCAACTCCAGCAGCGCCATCAAGCCAAGCTTCTCCAACACCAACAGCCTCGCCTCTTGTGTCGACGCCAACTCCAACGCCTTCACCAACACCGGTTGCTGCGGCATCACCAACTCCAACAGCGACTCCGAAGGCAAGTCCTACGCCAAGCCCGACGGCTACTCCGGTAGCGACGGCAAGTCCAACACCAAGTCCTTCGCCGACTCCGTCGCCCACACCGAAAGAGACGAATAAACCCGTCGAACTTATCGTAGAAGCTTTGGATACAGTGGAAATTGAGTACTCTGCTCCAAACGGCAAGCCGCAAAAGATCCGTCTATCTGCTGAGCAAGTTCATACTTTTAAAAGCAAAAGTGGCCTTCGCATCAGCTTTTCTAACGGTGGCGCTGTCAACTTGATCCACAATGGAAGAGAAATCGGCATCCCAGGTGATTTGGGTAAGCCCATTAAGTTGAGCTACTAA
- a CDS encoding NAD+ synthase, with amino-acid sequence MRIAIAQINPTLADFQFNKEKILDFIRQAQQRKCDLVVFPECALFGYHPFDLLERSKVVAKQEQELKSLLSKIPKDIGVIFGLITKNPKKMGRPYFNSAVFAAKGQKPRFFHKQLLPTGDVFDEARFIQPGDLSKNYFTWKGKKFFLTICEDIWGWPDKEGRSPYVVNPLAQVKKQKIDMVINLSASPYFVGKMKQREYVVSKTARYFKAPMMYVNLVGAQDEIIFDGASFVIDKNGKKVLTCQSFEEDINVIDIDTMEVWNKTPKIDVTEELRRALVLGIRDFCAKTGMKKVHLGLSGGIDSAVVAALAVDALGPSNVTTIGLPGPFNAEKSLTLAKDLAKNLGVDFKVVEIGPMYDQVVKGLEKGIDLKDFGLVHENLQARLRGLTLMAFSNKENSMLLTTGNKSEYAAGYSTLYGDMCGGLAPLGDLTKEQVYALARYYNQQGEVIPEEIITRAPSAELRPNQKDQDSLPPYEDLDKSVAYLVERSGPAKTETDKWLLPVLMRTEFKRWQAPPILKVSPHSFGRGRRYPIAHKAKE; translated from the coding sequence ATGAGAATCGCTATTGCCCAAATAAATCCGACACTCGCCGACTTCCAGTTTAATAAAGAAAAAATTTTAGACTTCATTCGCCAAGCGCAACAGCGCAAGTGTGATCTTGTCGTATTTCCTGAGTGCGCATTGTTCGGCTATCATCCTTTCGATCTTTTAGAGCGTTCAAAGGTCGTTGCTAAACAAGAACAAGAATTAAAATCCCTGCTTTCAAAAATTCCCAAAGACATCGGCGTTATTTTTGGATTGATTACGAAGAATCCGAAAAAAATGGGACGTCCCTATTTCAATAGCGCTGTCTTTGCGGCAAAAGGTCAAAAACCTCGATTTTTCCACAAACAACTTTTGCCTACAGGCGATGTTTTCGACGAAGCCCGCTTCATTCAACCCGGTGATCTTTCTAAGAACTACTTCACTTGGAAGGGGAAAAAATTCTTTCTTACAATTTGTGAAGATATTTGGGGCTGGCCAGACAAAGAAGGTCGTTCGCCGTATGTGGTGAATCCATTAGCGCAGGTAAAAAAACAAAAGATCGACATGGTGATCAACCTTAGCGCGTCTCCTTATTTTGTCGGCAAGATGAAGCAGCGGGAATATGTCGTCAGTAAGACAGCTCGGTATTTCAAAGCACCGATGATGTATGTGAATCTTGTAGGTGCTCAGGATGAAATTATTTTTGATGGCGCAAGCTTCGTTATCGATAAAAACGGAAAGAAAGTTCTAACGTGTCAGTCCTTTGAAGAAGATATCAACGTTATTGATATCGACACGATGGAAGTGTGGAATAAAACGCCGAAAATAGATGTGACAGAAGAACTTCGTCGCGCACTGGTATTAGGCATTCGTGATTTCTGTGCAAAAACGGGAATGAAAAAAGTGCATCTTGGACTTAGCGGAGGAATCGACTCTGCGGTTGTTGCCGCATTGGCAGTGGATGCGCTAGGTCCGTCGAATGTAACAACGATTGGACTGCCTGGTCCTTTCAACGCTGAAAAAAGTCTGACTTTGGCGAAAGACTTAGCAAAAAACTTGGGTGTTGATTTCAAGGTTGTCGAGATCGGCCCTATGTATGATCAGGTTGTCAAAGGCCTTGAAAAAGGAATCGATCTAAAAGATTTCGGATTGGTTCATGAAAACCTGCAAGCTCGCTTGCGGGGCTTAACTTTGATGGCGTTTTCAAATAAAGAAAACAGCATGCTTTTAACAACGGGAAATAAAAGCGAATACGCCGCGGGATATTCCACATTGTACGGAGACATGTGTGGTGGTTTAGCTCCTCTGGGAGATCTAACTAAAGAACAAGTCTATGCCTTGGCTCGTTATTACAACCAACAAGGTGAAGTGATTCCAGAAGAGATCATCACGCGCGCTCCTTCCGCAGAACTTCGTCCAAATCAAAAAGACCAAGACAGTCTGCCGCCGTATGAAGATCTTGATAAATCTGTGGCTTACTTAGTGGAAAGATCAGGTCCGGCGAAGACGGAGACCGACAAATGGTTGTTGCCTGTACTTATGCGCACGGAGTTTAAGCGTTGGCAGGCTCCGCCCATATTGAAAGTATCACCACATTCTTTTGGTCGCGGTCGTCGCTATCCGATTGCTCACAAAGCTAAAGAATAA
- a CDS encoding 3'-5' exonuclease has product MRFIAFDLETTGTVPGVDQIVEIGAVRFIDGQPEAIFATLVDPQRPIPPGASAVNGISDDMVKGKPFIESLLPMFAEFCGDDILVAHNAPFDSQFLTADIKKYEAAAPKGLILDTLPIARKVFPGLPNYKLGTLVQHLKIPTTDFHRAEEDASYCGHLFHQMVKRISIGGQPPQVTNLVALTGKPELRFPQIVRQPKQMDFFGV; this is encoded by the coding sequence ATGAGATTCATAGCTTTTGACTTAGAGACCACTGGAACTGTTCCTGGCGTAGACCAAATCGTTGAAATCGGGGCTGTTCGCTTCATTGACGGCCAACCTGAGGCGATCTTCGCAACACTTGTAGACCCACAACGTCCTATTCCTCCAGGCGCTTCGGCGGTGAATGGTATTAGTGACGACATGGTTAAAGGTAAGCCTTTCATTGAAAGTCTTTTGCCGATGTTTGCAGAATTCTGTGGTGACGATATTCTTGTCGCGCACAATGCGCCGTTTGACTCTCAGTTTTTAACTGCGGATATCAAAAAGTATGAAGCTGCGGCTCCTAAAGGTTTGATCCTTGATACACTTCCTATCGCAAGAAAAGTGTTCCCGGGTCTTCCAAACTACAAACTTGGAACTTTGGTTCAGCACTTGAAAATCCCGACAACGGATTTCCATAGAGCAGAAGAAGATGCCTCTTATTGCGGTCACTTGTTCCACCAAATGGTGAAAAGAATTTCTATCGGCGGCCAACCTCCACAAGTGACAAACCTTGTGGCACTAACAGGCAAACCAGAACTTCGCTTCCCACAAATCGTGCGCCAGCCAAAACAAATGGATTTCTTCGGCGTTTAA
- a CDS encoding protein-glutamine glutaminase family protein: MKLFALILTLGLSLQAFAAHRGLSPVRKSGETYQQARDRHLFNWNFKIPSPFPSPFDDHQEEMSFGSPVDRYKKPLKNLDLSEIPDVGSYADLEREFKYVRDTRFLQTEDPSFPRRLTWMYPDDGCYARAEMAKIGLVEHNFPAPKKIFVFGNLHAITKNSPTGDVMWWYHVAVTYRVGNEAYVFDPAIEPSRPLKLTEWNDKVGGSRSNVQYTICHKDTFDPSQDCVKPHALTEKEAVSEQVSFLEYEWDRVKELGRDPYKELGEFPPWSVAH; this comes from the coding sequence ATGAAACTTTTTGCTCTGATTCTGACTTTAGGTCTTTCACTTCAAGCCTTCGCGGCTCATCGTGGTCTTTCGCCAGTGCGCAAGTCCGGTGAAACTTATCAACAAGCTCGTGATCGCCATCTCTTCAATTGGAACTTCAAAATTCCATCTCCATTTCCATCGCCGTTTGATGATCATCAAGAGGAGATGTCTTTTGGTTCTCCGGTTGATAGATATAAAAAACCTTTGAAGAATTTGGATCTTAGCGAAATCCCGGACGTGGGTTCTTACGCGGATCTTGAGCGTGAATTCAAGTATGTTCGCGACACTCGTTTTCTTCAAACAGAAGATCCCTCATTCCCTCGTCGTTTGACTTGGATGTATCCTGATGACGGCTGTTATGCTCGCGCGGAAATGGCAAAGATCGGATTGGTTGAGCACAACTTCCCGGCACCTAAGAAGATTTTCGTATTCGGAAATTTGCACGCAATCACTAAGAACTCACCCACCGGTGATGTTATGTGGTGGTATCACGTAGCTGTCACTTACAGAGTGGGCAACGAAGCCTACGTTTTTGATCCTGCAATTGAGCCATCCCGTCCATTGAAATTAACAGAGTGGAACGACAAAGTCGGCGGCAGCCGCTCCAACGTTCAGTATACAATCTGTCACAAAGATACTTTCGATCCTTCGCAAGATTGCGTGAAGCCTCATGCTTTGACTGAAAAAGAAGCTGTGAGCGAACAAGTTTCCTTCTTGGAATACGAATGGGACCGCGTAAAAGAGTTGGGTCGTGATCCTTACAAGGAATTGGGTGAATTCCCGCCTTGGTCGGTAGCTCACTAG
- a CDS encoding tetratricopeptide repeat protein → MMTGLNFNRSLFILFLAFVSYSYTPQALGQSKDEFSLFEKELDANSSAEVKPSSAPKSTEKKTSTPAKAISAPAAKATPAPSPIPAPAAKTALQPTKESPAPVSPAAQTQTTPTPVDAKIPETVAATVSTNSSEETSDQKIERLKKEIRSGPKNGALIVQLAEEFYKKEDYEKATLLLWKHVDKIDRKGLVLLAKAHEKRKEPNEMLRALNVLIGKDEKDFEAYSLMGNAYVMSRKTKDAMESYKKATELNPQYEPAYDGLIDLYEKREPPNLYELRILYQDMVQNIGPRPQYLRKLCEINTMDATYEPAVHACNEAIRKDPKVADGYVYLGISQKALGEDDVALKTLKKASKDFPKSELAQYQYGKLLEDQKNYVDAMKQYKAGTEADPQAARSWLGLATSSFEIRKFDLALIAFKNACKYDKKNAVAFRKATTILRNQKNSQWIGKFEDASETCTF, encoded by the coding sequence ATGATGACTGGACTGAATTTCAATCGTTCCTTATTTATCCTGTTCTTGGCTTTTGTCTCATATTCATACACTCCCCAGGCTTTAGGCCAGAGTAAGGATGAATTCTCTCTCTTCGAAAAAGAGCTCGACGCAAACTCTTCTGCGGAGGTAAAACCTTCATCGGCGCCGAAGTCTACAGAGAAAAAGACTTCGACTCCGGCGAAAGCAATTTCTGCTCCGGCAGCGAAAGCCACTCCAGCTCCGTCGCCTATACCAGCACCCGCAGCTAAGACGGCCCTACAACCAACTAAAGAATCTCCGGCTCCAGTAAGTCCTGCGGCTCAAACGCAAACTACACCCACTCCGGTTGATGCGAAAATCCCAGAAACCGTGGCGGCTACCGTATCTACAAATTCCAGCGAAGAAACTTCAGATCAAAAGATTGAGCGCTTAAAAAAGGAAATCCGCAGCGGCCCTAAAAATGGCGCTTTGATCGTTCAACTAGCAGAAGAATTTTACAAAAAAGAAGATTACGAAAAAGCGACGCTGCTTCTGTGGAAACACGTCGATAAAATTGATCGCAAAGGTTTGGTTCTGCTAGCAAAGGCCCATGAAAAACGCAAAGAACCGAACGAGATGTTGCGTGCTTTGAATGTCCTTATCGGAAAAGACGAAAAAGATTTTGAAGCTTATTCACTCATGGGTAATGCCTATGTCATGAGCCGCAAAACCAAAGACGCGATGGAAAGCTATAAAAAAGCCACCGAACTGAATCCCCAGTATGAGCCGGCTTATGATGGCTTGATTGACCTTTACGAAAAACGAGAGCCGCCAAATCTTTATGAGTTGCGCATCCTTTATCAAGACATGGTTCAGAACATCGGACCTCGTCCTCAATATCTGCGCAAACTTTGCGAAATCAATACGATGGATGCTACTTATGAGCCAGCGGTTCATGCCTGCAATGAAGCCATTCGTAAAGACCCTAAAGTCGCTGACGGTTACGTTTACCTTGGGATTAGCCAGAAGGCCTTGGGTGAAGACGACGTGGCTTTAAAAACGCTCAAGAAAGCTTCTAAAGACTTTCCTAAGTCAGAGTTGGCGCAATATCAGTATGGAAAGCTCTTAGAAGATCAAAAGAACTATGTCGATGCGATGAAACAGTATAAGGCAGGTACAGAGGCAGATCCGCAAGCGGCCCGCTCTTGGTTGGGACTTGCTACTTCGTCGTTTGAAATTCGCAAATTTGATCTGGCTTTGATCGCGTTTAAGAACGCCTGCAAGTATGACAAAAAAAATGCCGTGGCCTTTAGAAAAGCCACGACAATTTTAAGAAACCAGAAGAACTCTCAGTGGATCGGAAAGTTTGAAGACGCTTCCGAAACCTGTACGTTCTAG
- a CDS encoding DUF2203 domain-containing protein codes for MVEINRKKTFTLQEARRLLPLIYRMTDEASRQVKTHLNRIDAFSDKSHPSVGAIEAEINVIIDRWQVKVEKLGAEPKGLWMADFDNGDGFYCWKFPEVEINHWHGYQDGFSGRIVIE; via the coding sequence GTGGTTGAAATCAATCGCAAAAAAACATTCACGTTGCAGGAAGCGCGACGTCTTTTGCCGCTGATCTATCGCATGACTGATGAGGCAAGCCGCCAAGTCAAAACTCACCTGAATCGCATTGATGCCTTTTCCGACAAGTCGCATCCATCAGTGGGAGCTATCGAAGCTGAAATCAACGTCATTATTGACCGTTGGCAAGTCAAAGTCGAAAAGTTGGGAGCCGAACCGAAGGGTCTTTGGATGGCGGACTTTGACAACGGCGATGGCTTCTATTGCTGGAAGTTTCCAGAAGTCGAGATTAATCACTGGCATGGCTACCAAGACGGGTTTTCTGGGCGTATAGTGATTGAATGA
- a CDS encoding 2Fe-2S iron-sulfur cluster-binding protein has protein sequence MSHKDETVLEVALRAGIKISHTCGGNGTCGTCLVHVRKGLSDVGPRNEIESEMAEDRKFLDEERLACQTPPIQGLEVEIRLKE, from the coding sequence GTGAGTCATAAGGATGAAACCGTCCTGGAAGTCGCTTTGCGCGCGGGAATTAAGATCAGCCATACCTGTGGCGGCAATGGAACTTGTGGAACATGTTTAGTCCATGTCCGTAAAGGTCTTTCGGACGTCGGTCCTCGTAACGAAATAGAAAGCGAAATGGCGGAAGACCGAAAATTTTTAGATGAGGAGCGCTTAGCCTGCCAAACTCCACCGATTCAGGGTTTGGAAGTTGAAATAAGACTTAAGGAGTAA
- a CDS encoding 23S rRNA (pseudouridine(1915)-N(3))-methyltransferase RlmH, translating into MKFILYNLATAKEAWADEVSELYKKKISFFIPFEIQSLKAKKSAREDADFKRNEESELILKNINSDDFVVLFDERGSAFDSIQFSKKIENILGSSKKRAIFIIGGAFGVNEDVRKRADLKVALSPMVMNHLMAQAMSLEQIYRAFTIIKKIPYHNI; encoded by the coding sequence ATGAAATTCATTTTGTACAATCTCGCGACGGCCAAAGAGGCTTGGGCTGATGAGGTCAGCGAGTTGTACAAAAAGAAGATCTCTTTCTTTATTCCTTTTGAAATTCAAAGTTTGAAAGCAAAAAAATCCGCGCGCGAAGATGCGGATTTTAAACGCAACGAAGAATCCGAACTCATTCTTAAAAATATCAATAGCGATGACTTCGTCGTTCTTTTTGACGAACGCGGCTCTGCTTTTGATTCGATTCAGTTTTCTAAAAAAATCGAAAATATTCTGGGAAGCTCTAAGAAGCGCGCTATTTTTATTATTGGTGGCGCTTTCGGTGTGAACGAAGACGTTCGCAAAAGAGCCGATCTGAAGGTGGCTTTGTCACCGATGGTGATGAATCACTTAATGGCGCAGGCGATGAGCTTAGAGCAAATCTACCGCGCCTTTACGATCATCAAAAAAATTCCATATCACAATATCTAG
- the rimO gene encoding 30S ribosomal protein S12 methylthiotransferase RimO has product MKQETTQNNKVHFISLGCPKNLVDSEIMAGTLMKDGYQVVGEAEDADTVIVNTCGFIEDSKKESIQRILDMSDLKQEGKIKKVVVAGCLTQRYKDDLVEGLPEADLFVGSGEFQNIAKILKNSEAGDTKKTFFNLPTYLQEEATPRVNSQPGHRAYLKISEGCMKRCAFCAIPLIRGNLQSRSIDAIVAEARLLVAGGVKELIIISHDFTDYGWDIRRKDPTRKESPVELLKALDQVEGLQWIRLMYLYPDGITPEMVQVIKNSKKIVKYFDMPLQHINDAVLKSMNRKMTRDEVETALMNIREHIPEAVIRTQFIVGFPGETQEQFEELLQFVAEQQFDRVGCFKYSPEENTPGGRMENQIDEETKQYRHDALMEIQQNISREKHADFVGKTIDVIVEGFSEETDLLLQGRFWGQAPDIDGVVLINEGDAQVGDMVKVHITDSMEYDLLGGIVTEN; this is encoded by the coding sequence ATGAAACAAGAGACAACTCAAAACAACAAAGTTCATTTTATCTCTTTAGGTTGTCCAAAGAATCTTGTCGACAGTGAGATCATGGCTGGCACTTTGATGAAAGACGGCTACCAAGTTGTTGGCGAGGCTGAAGATGCGGACACCGTGATCGTAAATACTTGTGGTTTCATCGAAGATTCTAAAAAGGAATCCATCCAAAGAATTTTGGATATGAGTGATCTAAAGCAAGAAGGCAAAATTAAAAAAGTCGTTGTCGCTGGTTGCTTAACTCAGCGCTATAAAGACGACCTTGTTGAAGGTTTGCCGGAAGCTGATCTTTTCGTAGGTTCGGGTGAATTCCAAAATATCGCTAAGATCCTAAAAAATTCAGAAGCTGGTGACACGAAGAAAACTTTCTTCAACCTTCCTACTTATCTTCAAGAGGAAGCGACTCCACGCGTGAACTCGCAACCGGGTCATCGTGCTTATTTGAAAATCTCTGAAGGCTGCATGAAGCGTTGTGCTTTCTGTGCCATTCCTTTGATTCGCGGAAATCTTCAATCTCGTTCTATCGACGCCATCGTGGCCGAAGCAAGGCTTCTAGTTGCGGGTGGTGTGAAAGAGCTTATTATTATCAGCCATGACTTCACGGACTACGGCTGGGACATCCGTCGCAAAGATCCAACGCGCAAAGAAAGCCCGGTTGAGTTATTGAAAGCTTTGGATCAAGTTGAAGGTCTTCAGTGGATCCGTTTGATGTACTTGTATCCAGATGGAATCACTCCAGAGATGGTTCAAGTAATTAAAAATAGCAAAAAGATCGTGAAGTACTTCGACATGCCTTTGCAGCACATCAACGACGCTGTTCTTAAGAGCATGAACCGTAAGATGACTCGTGACGAAGTCGAAACGGCGTTGATGAATATCCGCGAGCACATCCCTGAAGCTGTGATCCGCACTCAGTTCATCGTAGGTTTCCCAGGCGAAACCCAAGAACAGTTCGAAGAACTTTTGCAATTCGTCGCTGAACAACAATTCGACCGCGTAGGTTGCTTTAAGTATTCTCCAGAAGAGAATACTCCAGGTGGCCGCATGGAAAATCAAATTGATGAAGAAACAAAACAGTATCGTCACGATGCTTTGATGGAAATTCAGCAGAATATTTCTCGCGAAAAACATGCGGATTTCGTAGGTAAAACTATCGACGTGATCGTTGAAGGTTTTAGTGAAGAGACAGACTTGCTATTGCAAGGCCGTTTCTGGGGTCAAGCTCCGGATATCGATGGTGTTGTGCTTATCAATGAAGGTGATGCGCAAGTCGGCGATATGGTTAAAGTTCACATCACCGACAGCATGGAATACGACCTTTTAGGTGGTATCGTTACTGAAAACTAG